From the Saccharomycodes ludwigii strain NBRC 1722 chromosome I, whole genome shotgun sequence genome, one window contains:
- the SMX2 gene encoding mRNA splicing protein SMX2 (similar to Saccharomyces cerevisiae YFL017W-A | SMX2 | core Sm protein Sm G) — MVSAPELKKYMGHKIMLQLNGSRKVIGILKGYDLYLNVVLENAIEIVTLLDKNTNKKKKDVEPIPMGFETIVRGNSIVSLESLQTV; from the coding sequence ATGGTTTCAGCACctgaattgaaaaaatatatgggTCATAAAATAATGTTACAGCTAAATGGGAGTCGTAAAGTGATAGGTATATTAAAAGGTTATGATTTGTATTTAAATGTTGTATTAGAAAATGCTATAGAAATTGTAACCCTTCTCGATAAAAACactaataagaaaaaaaaagacgtCGAACCTATCCCTATGGGTTTTGAAACTATTGTAAGGGGGAACTCGATTGTGTCCCTAGAATCTTTACAGACTGTGtga